From Apium graveolens cultivar Ventura chromosome 9, ASM990537v1, whole genome shotgun sequence, the proteins below share one genomic window:
- the LOC141682867 gene encoding uncharacterized protein LOC141682867 isoform X1, whose amino-acid sequence MESLAQLEALCERLYNSQNSAERAHAENTLKCFSSNTDYISQCQYILDNSSTPYALMLASSSLLKQVTEQSLSVQLRLDIRNYVINYLASRGPELQSFVTASLIQLLCRVTKYGWLDDDRFRDVVKESMNFLSQATSDHYAIGLKILNQLVSEMNQPNPGLATTHHRRVACSFRDQSLFQIFQISLTSLRQLKSDAVSRLQELALSLSLKCLSFDFVGTTIDESAEEFGTVQIPTAWKPVLEDPETLQIFFDYYGITKPPLSKEALECLVRLASVRRSLFTNDAARSKFLAHLMTGTKEVLQTGQGLADHENYHEYCRLLGRFRVNYQLSELVNVEGYSDWIQLVAEFTLKSLHSWQWASSSVYYLLGLWSRLVTSVPYLKGDAPSLLDEFVPKIIEGFITSRFDSVQAGFPHDPSENPLDNVELLQDQLDCFPYLCRFQYESSSFYIIKVVEPILHMYSESAKLPSADPNELSVIEAKLTWIVHIIASILKIKQCTGCGTESQEVIDAELSSRVLRLISAADSGLHSLRYGELSKQRLDRAILTFFQHFRKSYVGDQAMHSSKQLYARLSELLGLHDHLLLLNVIIRKIATNLKCYTESEDVIDHTLSLFFELASGYMTGKLLLKLDTVKFIIANHTSEHFPFLVEYKCSRSRTTFFYTIGWLIFTEDSAVKFKSSMEPFLRVFMSLESTPDAMFRSDAVKYALIGVMRDLRGIAMATNSRRNYGLLFDWLYPKHMTVLLKGISHWADTPEVSTPLLKFMAEFVLNKAQRLTFDSSSPNGILLFREVSKLLVAYGSRILSFPNVADIYAFKYKGIWISLTILSRALAGNYVNFGVFELYGDRALADALDIALKMTLSVPLADILAYRKLTKAYFAFLEVLFSNHIEFVLKVETNTFMHIIGSLESGLKGLDSSISTQCASAIDNLAAYYFNNITMGDAPTLPAAVMLARHIAECPSLLPEILRALFEIVLFEDCNNQWSLSRPMLSLILISEQIFTDLKVQIMGTQPVDQHQRLSLCFDKLMADVTRSLDSKNRDKFTQNLTLFRHDFRVK is encoded by the exons atggaaagcttaGCGCAACTAGAAGCCTTGTGTGAGAGGCTATACAATTCACAAAACTCAGCTGAACGAGCTCATGCCGAAAATACTTTGAAATGTTTTTCTTCAAACACAGACTACATTTCACAGTGCCAGTACATATTAGACAATTCATCGACTCCTTACGCATTGATGCTTGCTAGTTCCAGTTTGCTGAAGCAAGTGACAGAACAGAGTCTCTCCGTACAACTCCGCCTTGATATAA GAAACTATGTTATCAACTATCTGGCCAGTAGAGGTCCTGAGTTACAGTCATTTGTAACTGCATCTCTGATCCAACTGTTATGCCGAGTTACAAAGTATGGTTGGTTAGATGATGATAGATTCAGAGACGTTGTCAAGGAGTCTATGAATTTTTTGAGCCAG GCAACATCTGATCACTATGCGATAGGATTAAAGATATTGAATCAGCTTGTTTCCGAGATGAATCAG CCGAATCCAGGGTTGGCTACTACACATCATCGAAGAGTTGCATGCTCCTTTAGGGATCAATCTCTCTTCCAGATTTTCCAAATATCTCTAACCTCGCTGCGCCAACTGAAAAGTGATG CTGTGAGTCGCTTGCAAGAGTTAGCACTCTCTCTTTCGCTCAAATGTCTGTCTTTTGATTTTGTTGGAACTACAATTGATGAAAGTGCAGAAGAGTTCGGTACAGTACAG ATTCCAACTGCTTGGAAACCAGTATTAGAGGATCCTGAAACCCTGCAGATTTTTTTCGACTACTATGGAATTACGAAGCCTCCTCTATCTAAAGAG GCATTGGAGTGTTTGGTGAGATTAGCATCTGTTAGACGCTCCTTGTTTACCAATGATGCTGCACGCTCGAAGTTCTTGGCTCATCTGATGACTGGAACCAAGGAAGTTTTACAAACAGGGCAAG GTCTTGCAGATCATGAAAATTACCATGAGTATTGTCGTCTTTTAGGGCGCTTCAGAGTAAATTATCAG TTGTCAGAGCTTGTTAATGTAGAGGGCTATAGTGATTGGATACAGTTAGTTGCAGAATTCACACTGAAATCCTTGCACTCCTGGCAG TGGGCCAGCAGCAGTGTCTACTACCTTCTAGGTCTTTGGTCAAGGTTGGTGACTTCTGTGCCATATCTGAAGGGTGATGCGCCCAGTCTGCTTGATGAATTTGTGCCCAAAATCATTGAAGGTTTCATTACATCAAGATTTGATTCTGTCCAG GCGGGGTTCCCGCATGACCCATCTGAGAATCCCCTGGACAATGTGGAGCTTCTTCAAGATCAACTCGATTGCTTCCCTTACCTTTGCCGATTTCAG TATGAAAGCAGCAGCTTTTACATTATCAAAGTTGTGGAGCCTATTCTGCATATGTATTCG GAAAGTGCAAAACTACCGTCTGCGGATCCGAATGAGCTGTCCGTGATTGAAGCTAAACTTACCTGGATTGTCCACATTATTGCTTCCATTCTAAAAATTAAACAGTGTACTGGTTGTGG TACCGAGTCCCAAGAAGTAATTGATGCAGAACTTTCATCTCGAGTTTTGCGCTTGATCAGTGCCGCTGATAGTGGGTTACACAGTCTG AGATATGGTGAATTGAGCAAGCAGAGACTTGATCGTGCAATTTTAACTTTTTTCCAGCATTTTAGAAAGTCTTATGTCGGTGATCAGGCCATGCATTCGTCCAAG CAGCTATATGCCCGATTGTCCGAGCTTCTTGGACTTCATGATCATCTTTTATTACTCAATGTGATCATCAGAAAAATTGCAACAAACCTCAAGTGCTATACAGAG AGTGAGGATGTAATTGATCACACCTTGAGTCTGTTCTTTGAATTGGCATCTGG ATATATGACTGGGAAACTGCTTCTGAAGTTGGATACTGTGAAATTTATTATTGCAAATCATACT AGTGAGCACTTCCCCTTCTTGGTAGAGTATAAATGCTCCCGCAGTAGAACAACTTTCTTTTACACAATCGGGTGGTTAATATTCACGGAAGACAGTGCTGTAAAATTTAAATCTTCAATGGAACCATTTTTACGG GTATTTATGAGCCTAGAGTCAACTCCTGATGCAATGTTTCGATCCGATGCCGTGAAATATGCCTTAATTGGAGTTATGAGAGACCTTAGAGGGATTGCAATGGCTACCAATAG TAGGAGAAATTATGGGCTTCTGTTTGACTGGTTATATCCCAAGCACATGACAGTTCTGCTAAAAGGTATCTCACATTGGGCAGATACACCAGAG GTTTCAACCCCGTTACTTAAATTTATGGCTGAGTTTGTGTTAAATAAAGCTCAGCGTTTGACATTTGACTCCTCTTCACCTAATGGCATACTTCTTTTCCGAGAAGTTAGCAAATTACTTGTTGCATATGGTTCAAGAATACTGTCCTTTCCTAATGTTGCCGATATTTATGCTTTCAAGTACAAGGGAATTTGGATATCTTTGACTATTCTCTCAAGAG CTCTTGCGGGAAATTATGTCAACTTCGGTGTGTTTGAACTATATGGTGACAGAGCACTTGCTGATGCACTTGACATTGCTCTGAAGATGACTCTTTCAGTTCCATTGGCAGATATTTTAGCATATAGGAAG CTAACAAAAGCATACTTCGCATTCCTGGAGGTTCTCTTCAGCAATCATATCGAATTTGTACTGAAAGTGGAGACAAACACGTTCATGCATATTATTGGTTCACTAGAATCTGGGCTGAAGGGTCTGGATTCCAGTATTTCAACACAG TGTGCATCTGCAATAGATAATCTGGCTGCTTATTATTTTAACAACATCACCATGGGAGACGCACCCACTTTGCCTGCTGCAGTCATGCTTGCTCGACATATAGCAGAATGTCCGAGTTTGTTACCCGAA ATACTTAGAGCTCTGTTCGAGATTGTTTTATTTGAGGATTGCAACAACCAATGGAGCCTTAGCAGACCAATGCTCAGCTTAATACTTATTAGTGAACAg ATATTTACTGACTTGAAAGTTCAGATTATGGGAACACAG
- the LOC141682867 gene encoding uncharacterized protein LOC141682867 isoform X2 — protein MESLAQLEALCERLYNSQNSAERAHAENTLKCFSSNTDYISQCQYILDNSSTPYALMLASSSLLKQVTEQSLSVQLRLDIRNYVINYLASRGPELQSFVTASLIQLLCRVTKYGWLDDDRFRDVVKESMNFLSQATSDHYAIGLKILNQLVSEMNQPNPGLATTHHRRVACSFRDQSLFQIFQISLTSLRQLKSDAVSRLQELALSLSLKCLSFDFVGTTIDESAEEFGTVQIPTAWKPVLEDPETLQIFFDYYGITKPPLSKEALECLVRLASVRRSLFTNDAARSKFLAHLMTGTKEVLQTGQGLADHENYHEYCRLLGRFRVNYQLSELVNVEGYSDWIQLVAEFTLKSLHSWQWASSSVYYLLGLWSRLVTSVPYLKGDAPSLLDEFVPKIIEGFITSRFDSVQAGFPHDPSENPLDNVELLQDQLDCFPYLCRFQYESSSFYIIKVVEPILHMYSESAKLPSADPNELSVIEAKLTWIVHIIASILKIKQCTGCGTESQEVIDAELSSRVLRLISAADSGLHSLRYGELSKQRLDRAILTFFQHFRKSYVGDQAMHSSKLYARLSELLGLHDHLLLLNVIIRKIATNLKCYTESEDVIDHTLSLFFELASGYMTGKLLLKLDTVKFIIANHTSEHFPFLVEYKCSRSRTTFFYTIGWLIFTEDSAVKFKSSMEPFLRVFMSLESTPDAMFRSDAVKYALIGVMRDLRGIAMATNSRRNYGLLFDWLYPKHMTVLLKGISHWADTPEVSTPLLKFMAEFVLNKAQRLTFDSSSPNGILLFREVSKLLVAYGSRILSFPNVADIYAFKYKGIWISLTILSRALAGNYVNFGVFELYGDRALADALDIALKMTLSVPLADILAYRKLTKAYFAFLEVLFSNHIEFVLKVETNTFMHIIGSLESGLKGLDSSISTQCASAIDNLAAYYFNNITMGDAPTLPAAVMLARHIAECPSLLPEILRALFEIVLFEDCNNQWSLSRPMLSLILISEQIFTDLKVQIMGTQPVDQHQRLSLCFDKLMADVTRSLDSKNRDKFTQNLTLFRHDFRVK, from the exons atggaaagcttaGCGCAACTAGAAGCCTTGTGTGAGAGGCTATACAATTCACAAAACTCAGCTGAACGAGCTCATGCCGAAAATACTTTGAAATGTTTTTCTTCAAACACAGACTACATTTCACAGTGCCAGTACATATTAGACAATTCATCGACTCCTTACGCATTGATGCTTGCTAGTTCCAGTTTGCTGAAGCAAGTGACAGAACAGAGTCTCTCCGTACAACTCCGCCTTGATATAA GAAACTATGTTATCAACTATCTGGCCAGTAGAGGTCCTGAGTTACAGTCATTTGTAACTGCATCTCTGATCCAACTGTTATGCCGAGTTACAAAGTATGGTTGGTTAGATGATGATAGATTCAGAGACGTTGTCAAGGAGTCTATGAATTTTTTGAGCCAG GCAACATCTGATCACTATGCGATAGGATTAAAGATATTGAATCAGCTTGTTTCCGAGATGAATCAG CCGAATCCAGGGTTGGCTACTACACATCATCGAAGAGTTGCATGCTCCTTTAGGGATCAATCTCTCTTCCAGATTTTCCAAATATCTCTAACCTCGCTGCGCCAACTGAAAAGTGATG CTGTGAGTCGCTTGCAAGAGTTAGCACTCTCTCTTTCGCTCAAATGTCTGTCTTTTGATTTTGTTGGAACTACAATTGATGAAAGTGCAGAAGAGTTCGGTACAGTACAG ATTCCAACTGCTTGGAAACCAGTATTAGAGGATCCTGAAACCCTGCAGATTTTTTTCGACTACTATGGAATTACGAAGCCTCCTCTATCTAAAGAG GCATTGGAGTGTTTGGTGAGATTAGCATCTGTTAGACGCTCCTTGTTTACCAATGATGCTGCACGCTCGAAGTTCTTGGCTCATCTGATGACTGGAACCAAGGAAGTTTTACAAACAGGGCAAG GTCTTGCAGATCATGAAAATTACCATGAGTATTGTCGTCTTTTAGGGCGCTTCAGAGTAAATTATCAG TTGTCAGAGCTTGTTAATGTAGAGGGCTATAGTGATTGGATACAGTTAGTTGCAGAATTCACACTGAAATCCTTGCACTCCTGGCAG TGGGCCAGCAGCAGTGTCTACTACCTTCTAGGTCTTTGGTCAAGGTTGGTGACTTCTGTGCCATATCTGAAGGGTGATGCGCCCAGTCTGCTTGATGAATTTGTGCCCAAAATCATTGAAGGTTTCATTACATCAAGATTTGATTCTGTCCAG GCGGGGTTCCCGCATGACCCATCTGAGAATCCCCTGGACAATGTGGAGCTTCTTCAAGATCAACTCGATTGCTTCCCTTACCTTTGCCGATTTCAG TATGAAAGCAGCAGCTTTTACATTATCAAAGTTGTGGAGCCTATTCTGCATATGTATTCG GAAAGTGCAAAACTACCGTCTGCGGATCCGAATGAGCTGTCCGTGATTGAAGCTAAACTTACCTGGATTGTCCACATTATTGCTTCCATTCTAAAAATTAAACAGTGTACTGGTTGTGG TACCGAGTCCCAAGAAGTAATTGATGCAGAACTTTCATCTCGAGTTTTGCGCTTGATCAGTGCCGCTGATAGTGGGTTACACAGTCTG AGATATGGTGAATTGAGCAAGCAGAGACTTGATCGTGCAATTTTAACTTTTTTCCAGCATTTTAGAAAGTCTTATGTCGGTGATCAGGCCATGCATTCGTCCAAG CTATATGCCCGATTGTCCGAGCTTCTTGGACTTCATGATCATCTTTTATTACTCAATGTGATCATCAGAAAAATTGCAACAAACCTCAAGTGCTATACAGAG AGTGAGGATGTAATTGATCACACCTTGAGTCTGTTCTTTGAATTGGCATCTGG ATATATGACTGGGAAACTGCTTCTGAAGTTGGATACTGTGAAATTTATTATTGCAAATCATACT AGTGAGCACTTCCCCTTCTTGGTAGAGTATAAATGCTCCCGCAGTAGAACAACTTTCTTTTACACAATCGGGTGGTTAATATTCACGGAAGACAGTGCTGTAAAATTTAAATCTTCAATGGAACCATTTTTACGG GTATTTATGAGCCTAGAGTCAACTCCTGATGCAATGTTTCGATCCGATGCCGTGAAATATGCCTTAATTGGAGTTATGAGAGACCTTAGAGGGATTGCAATGGCTACCAATAG TAGGAGAAATTATGGGCTTCTGTTTGACTGGTTATATCCCAAGCACATGACAGTTCTGCTAAAAGGTATCTCACATTGGGCAGATACACCAGAG GTTTCAACCCCGTTACTTAAATTTATGGCTGAGTTTGTGTTAAATAAAGCTCAGCGTTTGACATTTGACTCCTCTTCACCTAATGGCATACTTCTTTTCCGAGAAGTTAGCAAATTACTTGTTGCATATGGTTCAAGAATACTGTCCTTTCCTAATGTTGCCGATATTTATGCTTTCAAGTACAAGGGAATTTGGATATCTTTGACTATTCTCTCAAGAG CTCTTGCGGGAAATTATGTCAACTTCGGTGTGTTTGAACTATATGGTGACAGAGCACTTGCTGATGCACTTGACATTGCTCTGAAGATGACTCTTTCAGTTCCATTGGCAGATATTTTAGCATATAGGAAG CTAACAAAAGCATACTTCGCATTCCTGGAGGTTCTCTTCAGCAATCATATCGAATTTGTACTGAAAGTGGAGACAAACACGTTCATGCATATTATTGGTTCACTAGAATCTGGGCTGAAGGGTCTGGATTCCAGTATTTCAACACAG TGTGCATCTGCAATAGATAATCTGGCTGCTTATTATTTTAACAACATCACCATGGGAGACGCACCCACTTTGCCTGCTGCAGTCATGCTTGCTCGACATATAGCAGAATGTCCGAGTTTGTTACCCGAA ATACTTAGAGCTCTGTTCGAGATTGTTTTATTTGAGGATTGCAACAACCAATGGAGCCTTAGCAGACCAATGCTCAGCTTAATACTTATTAGTGAACAg ATATTTACTGACTTGAAAGTTCAGATTATGGGAACACAG
- the LOC141682867 gene encoding uncharacterized protein LOC141682867 isoform X3, with protein MESLAQLEALCERLYNSQNSAERAHAENTLKCFSSNTDYISQCQYILDNSSTPYALMLASSSLLKQVTEQSLSVQLRLDIRNYVINYLASRGPELQSFVTASLIQLLCRVTKYGWLDDDRFRDVVKESMNFLSQATSDHYAIGLKILNQLVSEMNQPNPGLATTHHRRVACSFRDQSLFQIFQISLTSLRQLKSDAVSRLQELALSLSLKCLSFDFVGTTIDESAEEFGTVQIPTAWKPVLEDPETLQIFFDYYGITKPPLSKEALECLVRLASVRRSLFTNDAARSKFLAHLMTGTKEVLQTGQGLADHENYHEYCRLLGRFRVNYQLSELVNVEGYSDWIQLVAEFTLKSLHSWQWASSSVYYLLGLWSRLVTSVPYLKGDAPSLLDEFVPKIIEGFITSRFDSVQAGFPHDPSENPLDNVELLQDQLDCFPYLCRFQYESSSFYIIKVVEPILHMYSESAKLPSADPNELSVIEAKLTWIVHIIASILKIKQCTGCGTESQEVIDAELSSRVLRLISAADSGLHSLRYGELSKQRLDRAILTFFQHFRKSYVGDQAMHSSKQLYARLSELLGLHDHLLLLNVIIRKIATNLKCYTESEDVIDHTLSLFFELASGYMTGKLLLKLDTVKFIIANHTSEHFPFLVEYKCSRSRTTFFYTIGWLIFTEDSAVKFKSSMEPFLRVFMSLESTPDAMFRSDAVKYALIGVMRDLRGIAMATNRRNYGLLFDWLYPKHMTVLLKGISHWADTPEVSTPLLKFMAEFVLNKAQRLTFDSSSPNGILLFREVSKLLVAYGSRILSFPNVADIYAFKYKGIWISLTILSRALAGNYVNFGVFELYGDRALADALDIALKMTLSVPLADILAYRKLTKAYFAFLEVLFSNHIEFVLKVETNTFMHIIGSLESGLKGLDSSISTQCASAIDNLAAYYFNNITMGDAPTLPAAVMLARHIAECPSLLPEILRALFEIVLFEDCNNQWSLSRPMLSLILISEQIFTDLKVQIMGTQPVDQHQRLSLCFDKLMADVTRSLDSKNRDKFTQNLTLFRHDFRVK; from the exons atggaaagcttaGCGCAACTAGAAGCCTTGTGTGAGAGGCTATACAATTCACAAAACTCAGCTGAACGAGCTCATGCCGAAAATACTTTGAAATGTTTTTCTTCAAACACAGACTACATTTCACAGTGCCAGTACATATTAGACAATTCATCGACTCCTTACGCATTGATGCTTGCTAGTTCCAGTTTGCTGAAGCAAGTGACAGAACAGAGTCTCTCCGTACAACTCCGCCTTGATATAA GAAACTATGTTATCAACTATCTGGCCAGTAGAGGTCCTGAGTTACAGTCATTTGTAACTGCATCTCTGATCCAACTGTTATGCCGAGTTACAAAGTATGGTTGGTTAGATGATGATAGATTCAGAGACGTTGTCAAGGAGTCTATGAATTTTTTGAGCCAG GCAACATCTGATCACTATGCGATAGGATTAAAGATATTGAATCAGCTTGTTTCCGAGATGAATCAG CCGAATCCAGGGTTGGCTACTACACATCATCGAAGAGTTGCATGCTCCTTTAGGGATCAATCTCTCTTCCAGATTTTCCAAATATCTCTAACCTCGCTGCGCCAACTGAAAAGTGATG CTGTGAGTCGCTTGCAAGAGTTAGCACTCTCTCTTTCGCTCAAATGTCTGTCTTTTGATTTTGTTGGAACTACAATTGATGAAAGTGCAGAAGAGTTCGGTACAGTACAG ATTCCAACTGCTTGGAAACCAGTATTAGAGGATCCTGAAACCCTGCAGATTTTTTTCGACTACTATGGAATTACGAAGCCTCCTCTATCTAAAGAG GCATTGGAGTGTTTGGTGAGATTAGCATCTGTTAGACGCTCCTTGTTTACCAATGATGCTGCACGCTCGAAGTTCTTGGCTCATCTGATGACTGGAACCAAGGAAGTTTTACAAACAGGGCAAG GTCTTGCAGATCATGAAAATTACCATGAGTATTGTCGTCTTTTAGGGCGCTTCAGAGTAAATTATCAG TTGTCAGAGCTTGTTAATGTAGAGGGCTATAGTGATTGGATACAGTTAGTTGCAGAATTCACACTGAAATCCTTGCACTCCTGGCAG TGGGCCAGCAGCAGTGTCTACTACCTTCTAGGTCTTTGGTCAAGGTTGGTGACTTCTGTGCCATATCTGAAGGGTGATGCGCCCAGTCTGCTTGATGAATTTGTGCCCAAAATCATTGAAGGTTTCATTACATCAAGATTTGATTCTGTCCAG GCGGGGTTCCCGCATGACCCATCTGAGAATCCCCTGGACAATGTGGAGCTTCTTCAAGATCAACTCGATTGCTTCCCTTACCTTTGCCGATTTCAG TATGAAAGCAGCAGCTTTTACATTATCAAAGTTGTGGAGCCTATTCTGCATATGTATTCG GAAAGTGCAAAACTACCGTCTGCGGATCCGAATGAGCTGTCCGTGATTGAAGCTAAACTTACCTGGATTGTCCACATTATTGCTTCCATTCTAAAAATTAAACAGTGTACTGGTTGTGG TACCGAGTCCCAAGAAGTAATTGATGCAGAACTTTCATCTCGAGTTTTGCGCTTGATCAGTGCCGCTGATAGTGGGTTACACAGTCTG AGATATGGTGAATTGAGCAAGCAGAGACTTGATCGTGCAATTTTAACTTTTTTCCAGCATTTTAGAAAGTCTTATGTCGGTGATCAGGCCATGCATTCGTCCAAG CAGCTATATGCCCGATTGTCCGAGCTTCTTGGACTTCATGATCATCTTTTATTACTCAATGTGATCATCAGAAAAATTGCAACAAACCTCAAGTGCTATACAGAG AGTGAGGATGTAATTGATCACACCTTGAGTCTGTTCTTTGAATTGGCATCTGG ATATATGACTGGGAAACTGCTTCTGAAGTTGGATACTGTGAAATTTATTATTGCAAATCATACT AGTGAGCACTTCCCCTTCTTGGTAGAGTATAAATGCTCCCGCAGTAGAACAACTTTCTTTTACACAATCGGGTGGTTAATATTCACGGAAGACAGTGCTGTAAAATTTAAATCTTCAATGGAACCATTTTTACGG GTATTTATGAGCCTAGAGTCAACTCCTGATGCAATGTTTCGATCCGATGCCGTGAAATATGCCTTAATTGGAGTTATGAGAGACCTTAGAGGGATTGCAATGGCTACCAATAG GAGAAATTATGGGCTTCTGTTTGACTGGTTATATCCCAAGCACATGACAGTTCTGCTAAAAGGTATCTCACATTGGGCAGATACACCAGAG GTTTCAACCCCGTTACTTAAATTTATGGCTGAGTTTGTGTTAAATAAAGCTCAGCGTTTGACATTTGACTCCTCTTCACCTAATGGCATACTTCTTTTCCGAGAAGTTAGCAAATTACTTGTTGCATATGGTTCAAGAATACTGTCCTTTCCTAATGTTGCCGATATTTATGCTTTCAAGTACAAGGGAATTTGGATATCTTTGACTATTCTCTCAAGAG CTCTTGCGGGAAATTATGTCAACTTCGGTGTGTTTGAACTATATGGTGACAGAGCACTTGCTGATGCACTTGACATTGCTCTGAAGATGACTCTTTCAGTTCCATTGGCAGATATTTTAGCATATAGGAAG CTAACAAAAGCATACTTCGCATTCCTGGAGGTTCTCTTCAGCAATCATATCGAATTTGTACTGAAAGTGGAGACAAACACGTTCATGCATATTATTGGTTCACTAGAATCTGGGCTGAAGGGTCTGGATTCCAGTATTTCAACACAG TGTGCATCTGCAATAGATAATCTGGCTGCTTATTATTTTAACAACATCACCATGGGAGACGCACCCACTTTGCCTGCTGCAGTCATGCTTGCTCGACATATAGCAGAATGTCCGAGTTTGTTACCCGAA ATACTTAGAGCTCTGTTCGAGATTGTTTTATTTGAGGATTGCAACAACCAATGGAGCCTTAGCAGACCAATGCTCAGCTTAATACTTATTAGTGAACAg ATATTTACTGACTTGAAAGTTCAGATTATGGGAACACAG